The segment AGCTTTACGGGCATCCAGGATGGCCAAAATTTTAAAGTAAATAATTAAAGCTCCTGCAACAGGGAGTACGAGGTAAACATAACCCATAGGGATTTCAAGAGCAGCTGAAGTTTGTCCCAGCTTAAAAGAAATATATATATAACGCAGTCCTCCTACGAGAAAGGTTACAAAAACAAATACTGTGATAATAATACTGGTCATAATATCCAGTAAAAACTTTTTCTTTTTTGAAAAGGTTGCTGGTAAGAGATCAATTGCTATATGGGCATTTTTACCGGAAACATAGGCGGCTCCAAGGATACTTACCCAAATAAGCATAAACCTGGCAAGCTCATCTGTCCAGGTACTTTGGTCGTCGTAAATATAACGTGTCAATACGCCCCAAAGAACACTTAGCAACATTACGATTAATAGAATAACCACGATCCATTCCAGCAATAGATTTAGATTCTTCCGCATTAATTCAATTCTTTAATTTCCTGTACTAATTGATACAAAGCTTTGTCCCTGGTTTTGAGATCTTCTATAAGAACCAGACTTTTTTCCCTGAAAAGCCCCTTATTTGGATAGGTAATGTTCACTCCTGCTGCTGTAATTTCTTTTAAAGCTTCTGTCTCTGCTTCTTCCCAAAGTTCCCTTTGTTTTATAGCAGCTTCCCGGGCACTTTCCTGTAGCCACTTTTGTTCATCGGTGGTAAGGCTATCATATATTAGAGTACTTATTACAAGAATGTCAGGAATAGAGGTATGTTCATCTACAGAAAATTCCTTGGCAATTTCGTAGTGCCTGGAGGAATAGAAACTCGGGAGATTGTTTTCAGCTCCATCAACCACTCCTTGTTGCAGGGAGGTGTAGAGTTCTCCCCAGGACACAGGGGTAGGTGAACCTCCCAATGTTTTCACAAGATTAATGGCAGTGGGACTCTCCATTACCCTAATTTTTAAACCTTCAAGATTTTCAGGTCTTGTGATCTTTGTGTTTTTAGTATAAAATGACCTGCTGCCTGCATCAAAATAAGTAAGACCTTTAAGCCAGTATTGTTTTCCTTCAGCTAACAGTTCCTGTCCAAGCTCGCTATCGTACAATTGGTATCTGTGTTCTTTGTCTCTGAACAAATAAGGATAACCAAAAACCTGTAGTTTAGGAGAAAAATTTTCCATTACGGCAGAAGAAACTTTGGTCATAGCCAGGCTGCCAATTTGTAAAAGTTCCAGGCTTTCTCTTTCTCCTCCCAATTGACCGCTGGGATAAATTTCTATAATTAACTTTCCTCCCGACTTCTCACGCACCCTTTTTGCAAAAAATTCCATTGCTATGTGAACAGGGTGAGACAATCCCAGGCTATGCCCCAGTTTAAGGAATTTTGTCTCATTTTCCTTTTGACAGGAGAAGCAGGATAAAACAAGAAAGATAAGCGTCAGCCGTTTTTTCATTCGTTCCTAACTTCAGAAATTATCTTCAGAACATTTGACACGTTTTTTTCAAGAGCACTATAATCTCCCTGTTCAATTAAACTTTTGGTTATTAAAGAAGATCCCATTCCCACACAAAATACTCCGGAATCAAACCAGTTTTTAAGATTCTCCCTGTCTGGAGATACACCCCCACTTGGCATAAGGGATGTCCAGGGTTGAGGTCCTTTCACTGCCTTCACGAATTGTGGTCCATATACGGCAGCGGGAAATAGTTTAATAATTTCACAACCTAATTCTTCAGCAATGGAAATTTCATTTAGCGAACCACAACCCGGCAGGTAATGTATTTTTCTGCGGTTACATACCTTTGCAACATCTTCCCTAAGTACCGGACTAACAACAAATTCTGCACCTAATGACATATACAAAGAAGCCGAAGCAGCATCTGTTACAGATCCTACTCCAAGGATCATTTCGGGGCAGTGTTTACGTGAATACCTTATTACTTCAGCAAAAACTTCGTGTGCAAATTCGCCTCTGTTGGTGAACTCAAAAAATCTTGCTCCCCCTTTATAGCAGGCAAGCACAACATCTTTTACAATTTGTGAATTGGCATGGTAAAAAAGTGGAACTAATCCCGTTTCTTTTAATTTTGTAGCTATCTCTGGTCTTGAATGTTTTCTCATAATATTTATCTACTAATTCTACCCGATCTTTCGCCTTTTACAACCCCAAGCACTTCATCCTTACTTACGCGATTGAAATCACCCTGGATTGTATGTTTAAGACTGGATGCGGCAGTGGCAAATTCTAGGGCTTTTTGCTCGTCAAAGCTTTGAAGACCATAAATAAGTGCACCCATGAAACTATCGCTTAGTGCCTACCCGGTCTACAATTGGGAAGATCTCATAAGTATCTGAAGTGTATCCTTTGGAATTACTAAATAGAAATGCTGACCAGGTATGGTGGGATGCATTGATTTCTTTTCTGTTGGTAACGACAATCTTTTCTAAATTCGGGAATTTGTCAATTAAAAGCTTAGTTAGTTCTTCGTTGTTTAACCCTTCTGTTTGAAGAGCAAAAAATTTCTCACAGGGAAAATTTCCTGCCAGGAGGATATGGCTCTGCTGCACAAATTCTGTCATTATTTCCTGTGGATCTACATCATACTGCCAAAGGTTAGCACGATAGTTAAGATCTGCAGATATAGTGATTCCCATTTCGGCTGCAGTTTTTATAGCATCCCGGCAAACATCTGCTGCATTTTTAGAAACGGCAGGAGTAATGCCAGACCAATGAAACCAATCACAGTCCTTTAAAATTTCCCTCCAGTTAAACCATTCCCTTTGAATTTCAGAAAAGGCAGAATAGGCCCGGTCATAAATAATTTTTCCAGAGCGGTTAATTGCGCCCCTTTCCATAAAATAAGACCCAAGCTTTTCTCCTCTATAAATGATATTTGTAGTGCCAACATCATTGAGTATAAGGTCTGCGACTGCTGCTTTTCCAAGATCATTATTAGGAAGAACAGATACAAATTCACTGGGTTTTCCAAAATTTGCAGCTGAAATTAATACGTTTGCTTCACTGCCACCATAGCCAACTTCCAACTTTTCTGCTTGTGAAAACCTTAAATAATTTTCACAGGTTAACCGCATTAGAATTTCGCCAAGGCTTACAAGTTTTTGCATATTACTGTTGTTTTTCCAGTTTTACCAATTCAGGAAATTGAAAATATTCCTTAGCATTGTGATAGCATATATCCTGAATAATTTTGCCAATCCATTCAAAATTTGCAGGAAGTTCTTGCTTCTCTATATCATTCCCGAACAAATTACACAAAATTCTTCTAAAGTATTCATGTCTGGGAACCGATAGAAAACTCCTGCTATCGGTTAACATTCCCACAAAACAACTTATCAATCCCATATTTGAAATCGTATTAAGATGTTTTTCAATACCATCTTTTTGATCCAAAAACCACCAGGCTGCACCGTGCTGGATCTTCCCCTTGGGAGTGTCTCCCATAAAATTTCCTGCCATTGATGCCATTACTTCATTTTCTGCAGGGTTAACATTGTATAATATGGTTTTAGGAAGGGATTTTATTTGATCCAGAGAATTTAGAAATTTTGCCAGGGTCTTTGCCTGCGGGAAATCCCCAATGCTATCTACTCCGGCATTAGCACCCAGATCATTTAACATGCGGGAATTAGTATCCCTAATGGGTCCCAGGTGTAATTGCATTGACCAGTTCCTTAGAGCATAAAATTTACCCAAATGGAACATTAAACCAGATTTAAAAACCAGTACTTCTTCAGTATTAAGTTCACTGTTATCTAATTTTTTCTGAAGGATGTCATTCAATTGTTCATCAGTAAAATCTTCAGCCGGAGTAAATTCAAGACCATGGTCAGAGAGTCTGCAGCCGTGCTCATGGAAATGTTCAACTCTGGCTTCTACTGCCTTCAGGAAAGATTGGATTGTTGTAATTGCTATTCCTGTCTTTTGCTCTATTTCTTTTAAATAATTATTGAACTCTTTACTTTCAATGTTCAACAGCCCGTCCGGCCTAAAGGTGGGAAGGATTTGAATTTCAAAATTATCTTCAGCTATTTGGCGGTGGTATTCAAGATCATCTGCAGGGTCATCGGTCGTGCAAACCACCTTCACCTCCATTTTGCGGAGCAAATTTCGGGTGGAGTAAGCAGGAGTCGAGAGAAGGGAATTACATTGATTAAATATTTTTCGGGCATTGGAAGGGCTCAGGATTTCTGTAATTCCAAAATACCGCTGAAGTTCCAGGTGTGTCCAATGATAGAGAGGATTTCTAAAGGTGTATGGTATGGTTTCAGCCCATTTCTCGAATTTTTCCTCAGCTGTGCTGTCGCCTGTAATATATTTTTCTGGAATCCCCAATGTTCTCATTGCCCGCCATTTATAATGATCACCCTCTATCCAAAGCTCAGTAAGGTTTTGAAAATTTCGATCAGTAGCTATATCTTTTACTGGTAAATGGCAGTGGTAATCAATTATCGGGAGGTGTTTGGCATATTGGTGATACAGCGTTTTTGCAGCCTCAGTTTCCAAAAGGAAATCTTCATCTATAAAATTTTTCATTTATTCAGGTTTGGTTGGCTATTTTAAATGAGGTTATTTGGGAAAAAATTTCAGGAATAACAGGATTTTGGGGAAGTATTTTATTAATTAAAATTATAGGTAAAGTATAATTAAGACTCATAAATCTTTCTCCCGGGTAGAACCTCTGGTTAATATTTTTAAAATTTCTAACTAAAGTATTTTTTCGTGCATCTGGATAACCGTGTAATGTTATAGGGATCATTTTAAAAACGACCCTGAATATAGCTCTTTTCATAAGACATAATAGGGTAAAGAGCATTTGTATTTTGATAATCATTTGGAGGAGATAAGCTTAACAAATTAAACATAAATTTAAATTAAACGCAACCGATTGCGCAATATATTTTGAAGCTATTTTATTTTTGCCTAATTTTCCTTCCGCAACATTTTAAATGTAGATGCGTAACCTCTAATTAGTACCCTATTATGATAAAAAAAATACTCCTTGCAGCCCTTATTATTTGTGGATCGCCAGGGATATTGCTTAAGCACAGGAAGGATATGATCTCTGGTTGCAGTATGATAAAATTGAAGATTCTGGAACCAGGAAAGACTATTTAAAGGTCCTGCAGAACTTAAAAGTTTTTGGTGACAGCCCAACTCTTGAAGTGGCATCCGGGGAGATAAGTAGAGCTTATATGGGTTTATTACAAAAGGACCTTAGATCCCTACCCGATATTAGGCCAAATTCTGTAGTACTGGGAACAAAAGAATTTCTACTTAAGCAGGAATTATAGATCTTCTCGAAAAAAGTTTTTCCGAAATAAATGAAGAAGGTTTTATAGTTAAAAGTATTTCCTACAGGGATTCGCCCATTACCGTAGTTACTCGTAATACTAATGTTGGAGTACTTTATGGTACCTTTAGGTTTATTAAGGAAATGCAGTTGCAAAATAGTATTACAGCATTAAATATACGGGACTCCCCAAAAATCCAATTAAGGGTTCTCAATCATTGGGATAACCTGGATAGGACTGTGGAAAGGGGTTATGCTTAGGTTTCTCAATTTGGGACTGGCACCACCTGCCTGATCTTATTAAACCGGAATATATTGACTATGCCCGGGCTAATGCATCCATTGGAATTAACGGGACAGTACTAACAAACGTCAATGCCAATTCCCTAATTCTCACGCCTCATTATATCGAAAAAGTGAAAGCCCTGGCCGGGGTATTCAGGCCCTACGGTATTAAAGTCTACTTAACTGCTCGCTTTTCTTCGCCTATTGAGTCGGGAGATCTTGAAACTGCCGACCCTCTGGACCCGGAAGTAAGGAAATGGTGGAAAAAGAAAGCAGAGGAAATTTATGCTGAAATACCTGATTTTGGCGGATTCCTGGTAAAAGCAAATTCTGAAGGTCAACCCGGTCCTAATAACTATGGCAGATCTCATGTTGATGGAGCCAATATGCTGGCTGAAGCTGTTGCCCCTCACAATGGGATCGTGATGTGGCGTGCATTCGTATATTCTCAACACGATCCTGAAGACAGGGCTAAACAGGCTTATTCCGAATTTGTTCCTTTTGATGGAAAGTTTCACGACAATGTGCTGGTACAGGTCAAAAACGGGCCAATAGATTTTCAGCCACGGGAGCCTTTTCATCCTATGTTTGGTGCAATGCCAGATACTCCTCTTATGATGGAATTTCAAATTACCCAGGAATATCTTGGGTTTAGTTCCCACCTGGTGTATTTACCTGCCATGTTTAAAGAGGTTCTGGATGAAGATACTTTTGTAAATGGAGAAGGATCAACCGTGTCGAAAGTGGTTGACGGGACCTTGTCAAATAAAAAATTAACGGGAATTGCGGGAGTTGCCAATATTGGAACTGCAAAAAACTGGACAGGCCATCCTTTTGGGCAAGCTAACTGGTATGGTTTCGGTCGACTTGCCTGGGATCCTTATCTGGATTCTGAAGAGATTGCGAAAGAATGGTTACAAATGACCTTTTCTAATGAAGAAAAATTTGTGGAGGAGGTTAGCGAGATGATGATGGCTTCCCGGGAAGCAGTGGTAAATTATATGACCCCGTTGGGGCTTCACCATATAATGGATACGGGGCATCATTACGGCCCCGGCCCCTGGATTGACAATTTAGGTCGTCCTGAATGGAATCCTGTTTATTATCACAGGGCAGACTCTTTGGGAGTAGGTTTTGATCGCACGGCTACGGGGAGTAAAGCACTTTCACAGTATGCTGCTCCTATTGTGGAAAAATATAATTCCGTTGAAACCACTCCGGAAAAATACCTGCTTTGGTTCCATCACCTGCCCTGGGATTACCAAATGGGAAACGGTAATACCTTGTGGTATAATATGGCAGCAAAATACCAGGAGGGTGTGGAAGATGTAGAGGAGATGGTGAAGACCTGGAATTCCATGAAGGAGTATGTGGATGACCAAAGCTTTGAAAAGACTCAAATGCTGCTGCAAATTCAATTAAAAGAAGCGAAATGGTGGCGTAATGCAGTACTTCTGTACTTTCAGCAGTTTTCGGGCATGGAGTTACCCGATTTCATTCCTGAACCTGAACACGATCTAGAATATTATCAATCGCTGGAATTTCCTTATGCCCCTGGCATTAGTCCTTCCTGGCATTAAAAACAAATATGAATAATAACTTAACAGCAATAGTTACTGGCGCCAATGCTGGTCTGGGCTTTGCAACCGCAAAGAAATTCTGTGACAACGGAATTAAAACTTTTGTAAATGGCAGAAATAAGGAGAAGACATTGGAAGCTTGTGAAGAGCTTGGACCCAATGCTCAACCTTTTATCCTCGATCTCAACAATCTTGATGAAATACAAGCAGCAGTCGCAAATGTGACGGAGGAAGCGGGAAAAATTGATATCCTGGTGAACAATGCCGGGATCAATATGAAAAAGGAGTTTCTTGAAGTCACCAATGAAGAATTCCAATCTATACTTCATACTAATGTACTGGCACTTTTTGCTATAAGCAGGGAAGTCGCCAAAGTGATGAAGAAAAATAATTCGGGGAGTATTATTAACATCAGTTCTATGGCTGCTCAATATGGGATTCC is part of the Antarcticibacterium sp. 1MA-6-2 genome and harbors:
- a CDS encoding TRAP transporter small permease, which codes for MRKNLNLLLEWIVVILLIVMLLSVLWGVLTRYIYDDQSTWTDELARFMLIWVSILGAAYVSGKNAHIAIDLLPATFSKKKKFLLDIMTSIIITVFVFVTFLVGGLRYIYISFKLGQTSAALEIPMGYVYLVLPVAGALIIYFKILAILDARKALKLID
- a CDS encoding sugar kinase; its protein translation is MQKLVSLGEILMRLTCENYLRFSQAEKLEVGYGGSEANVLISAANFGKPSEFVSVLPNNDLGKAAVADLILNDVGTTNIIYRGEKLGSYFMERGAINRSGKIIYDRAYSAFSEIQREWFNWREILKDCDWFHWSGITPAVSKNAADVCRDAIKTAAEMGITISADLNYRANLWQYDVDPQEIMTEFVQQSHILLAGNFPCEKFFALQTEGLNNEELTKLLIDKFPNLEKIVVTNRKEINASHHTWSAFLFSNSKGYTSDTYEIFPIVDRVGTKR
- a CDS encoding alpha-glucuronidase family glycosyl hydrolase encodes the protein MQYDKIEDSGTRKDYLKVLQNLKVFGDSPTLEVASGEISRAYMGLLQKDLRSLPDIRPNSVVLGTKEFLLKQEL
- a CDS encoding TRAP transporter substrate-binding protein — protein: MKKRLTLIFLVLSCFSCQKENETKFLKLGHSLGLSHPVHIAMEFFAKRVREKSGGKLIIEIYPSGQLGGERESLELLQIGSLAMTKVSSAVMENFSPKLQVFGYPYLFRDKEHRYQLYDSELGQELLAEGKQYWLKGLTYFDAGSRSFYTKNTKITRPENLEGLKIRVMESPTAINLVKTLGGSPTPVSWGELYTSLQQGVVDGAENNLPSFYSSRHYEIAKEFSVDEHTSIPDILVISTLIYDSLTTDEQKWLQESAREAAIKQRELWEEAETEALKEITAAGVNITYPNKGLFREKSLVLIEDLKTRDKALYQLVQEIKELN
- the uxaC gene encoding glucuronate isomerase — protein: MKNFIDEDFLLETEAAKTLYHQYAKHLPIIDYHCHLPVKDIATDRNFQNLTELWIEGDHYKWRAMRTLGIPEKYITGDSTAEEKFEKWAETIPYTFRNPLYHWTHLELQRYFGITEILSPSNARKIFNQCNSLLSTPAYSTRNLLRKMEVKVVCTTDDPADDLEYHRQIAEDNFEIQILPTFRPDGLLNIESKEFNNYLKEIEQKTGIAITTIQSFLKAVEARVEHFHEHGCRLSDHGLEFTPAEDFTDEQLNDILQKKLDNSELNTEEVLVFKSGLMFHLGKFYALRNWSMQLHLGPIRDTNSRMLNDLGANAGVDSIGDFPQAKTLAKFLNSLDQIKSLPKTILYNVNPAENEVMASMAGNFMGDTPKGKIQHGAAWWFLDQKDGIEKHLNTISNMGLISCFVGMLTDSRSFLSVPRHEYFRRILCNLFGNDIEKQELPANFEWIGKIIQDICYHNAKEYFQFPELVKLEKQQ
- a CDS encoding bifunctional 4-hydroxy-2-oxoglutarate aldolase/2-dehydro-3-deoxy-phosphogluconate aldolase, translating into MRKHSRPEIATKLKETGLVPLFYHANSQIVKDVVLACYKGGARFFEFTNRGEFAHEVFAEVIRYSRKHCPEMILGVGSVTDAASASLYMSLGAEFVVSPVLREDVAKVCNRRKIHYLPGCGSLNEISIAEELGCEIIKLFPAAVYGPQFVKAVKGPQPWTSLMPSGGVSPDRENLKNWFDSGVFCVGMGSSLITKSLIEQGDYSALEKNVSNVLKIISEVRNE
- a CDS encoding alpha-glucuronidase; the encoded protein is MDYARANASIGINGTVLTNVNANSLILTPHYIEKVKALAGVFRPYGIKVYLTARFSSPIESGDLETADPLDPEVRKWWKKKAEEIYAEIPDFGGFLVKANSEGQPGPNNYGRSHVDGANMLAEAVAPHNGIVMWRAFVYSQHDPEDRAKQAYSEFVPFDGKFHDNVLVQVKNGPIDFQPREPFHPMFGAMPDTPLMMEFQITQEYLGFSSHLVYLPAMFKEVLDEDTFVNGEGSTVSKVVDGTLSNKKLTGIAGVANIGTAKNWTGHPFGQANWYGFGRLAWDPYLDSEEIAKEWLQMTFSNEEKFVEEVSEMMMASREAVVNYMTPLGLHHIMDTGHHYGPGPWIDNLGRPEWNPVYYHRADSLGVGFDRTATGSKALSQYAAPIVEKYNSVETTPEKYLLWFHHLPWDYQMGNGNTLWYNMAAKYQEGVEDVEEMVKTWNSMKEYVDDQSFEKTQMLLQIQLKEAKWWRNAVLLYFQQFSGMELPDFIPEPEHDLEYYQSLEFPYAPGISPSWH
- a CDS encoding SDR family NAD(P)-dependent oxidoreductase, which gives rise to MNNNLTAIVTGANAGLGFATAKKFCDNGIKTFVNGRNKEKTLEACEELGPNAQPFILDLNNLDEIQAAVANVTEEAGKIDILVNNAGINMKKEFLEVTNEEFQSILHTNVLALFAISREVAKVMKKNNSGSIINISSMAAQYGIPKVIAYSASKTAIDGMTRAMAVDLAQFGIRVNAVAPGFIKTNMSSKALDNDPERKNKVLSRTPMGRLGEPSDVADAVYYFATSESKFTTGTVLRVDGGNSIGF